The proteins below are encoded in one region of Lentimicrobiaceae bacterium:
- a CDS encoding ATP-binding protein translates to MDGKFINRDIADVMLEMYKYFPVITMTGPRQSGKTTLLRNVFDQLPYYSLENLDIRHFAQNDPIGFLSQHKEGMILDEVQNAPDLLSYIQGLVDENKKKRFILSGSSQFSVIKQITQSLAGRTGVLELMPLSYNEVKTKADEKSLDEMLLTGFYPVLYTGENIPRYFYPSYVKTYLERDVRDLLQIKDMMQFYTFLKLCAGRIGSLFNASELSGEVGVSVNTIKSWLSVLQASYIIKLLPPFYENIRKRLTKTPKLYFCDTGLACYLLGIETEQQLARDKMRGHLFENFVIMEAFKNRHNQGKDSNLYFYRDSNGVEVDLLLKNGNEYSAVEIKSSQTYHPEFESGILSLSTLLENRLTNKAILYAGDFENETADIKLLSYRNMGRVV, encoded by the coding sequence ATGGATGGTAAATTTATTAATAGAGATATAGCCGATGTAATGCTTGAAATGTATAAATACTTTCCGGTTATCACGATGACAGGACCTCGGCAATCGGGGAAGACTACTTTATTACGTAACGTATTTGACCAACTACCCTACTACTCGTTAGAAAATTTAGATATTAGGCATTTTGCACAAAATGACCCGATTGGGTTTCTTAGTCAGCACAAAGAAGGAATGATATTAGATGAAGTGCAAAATGCTCCTGATTTGCTTTCGTACATACAAGGTTTGGTTGATGAAAATAAGAAAAAGAGATTTATACTTTCGGGTAGCTCTCAATTTTCAGTAATAAAGCAAATTACTCAATCACTTGCAGGACGTACCGGTGTGTTGGAGCTGATGCCTTTATCGTACAACGAAGTTAAAACAAAAGCTGATGAAAAATCTTTAGATGAAATGCTATTAACAGGGTTCTATCCTGTGCTATATACAGGTGAGAACATTCCCAGATATTTCTATCCGTCTTACGTTAAAACATACTTAGAAAGAGATGTACGCGATTTGTTGCAAATAAAAGACATGATGCAGTTCTACACATTTCTAAAACTTTGTGCAGGACGTATAGGAAGTTTATTTAACGCTTCGGAACTATCCGGCGAAGTTGGCGTTTCGGTAAATACCATTAAATCGTGGCTTTCGGTTTTGCAAGCATCGTATATAATTAAGTTGTTGCCGCCTTTTTACGAAAACATAAGAAAAAGATTGACCAAAACGCCTAAACTTTATTTTTGCGATACAGGTTTAGCATGTTACCTTTTGGGCATTGAAACAGAGCAACAATTGGCTAGAGACAAAATGCGCGGACATTTGTTTGAAAATTTTGTTATAATGGAAGCCTTTAAAAACCGCCACAACCAAGGTAAAGACAGCAATTTATATTTCTACCGCGATAGCAATGGCGTTGAAGTTGATCTACTACTAAAAAACGGAAACGAATATTCGGCGGTTGAAATTAAGTCTTCACAAACCTATCACCCTGAATTTGAGTCAGGTATCCTTTCGTTAAGCACTTTGTTAGAAAACCGCCTAACTAACAAAGCCATTTTATACGCCGGCGATTTTGAAAACGAAACAGCAGATATTAAACTGTTGAGTTATAGGAATATGGGGCGGGTTGTTTGA
- a CDS encoding helix-turn-helix transcriptional regulator — protein MNIKEKIGLRLRELRTAKGLSQEKFSFECALDRTYIASIEQGKRNVSVVNIEKIAKALDMSVSNFFNSPIFQ, from the coding sequence ATGAATATTAAAGAAAAAATAGGATTAAGACTTCGTGAATTACGTACTGCAAAAGGTCTAAGTCAAGAAAAATTTTCGTTTGAGTGCGCCCTTGACAGGACGTATATTGCTAGCATTGAGCAAGGAAAACGTAATGTTTCGGTAGTTAATATAGAAAAGATTGCAAAAGCGCTTGATATGTCTGTTTCAAATTTCTTTAATTCACCAATTTTTCAATGA